In Juglans regia cultivar Chandler chromosome 13, Walnut 2.0, whole genome shotgun sequence, the DNA window ttttttttttgtacaagtGTGTATACACAATCTGTTTCACTATACTCTTGGCACGCCATCCTAATGTACCCCTTTAATGAATGAACCAAAAACTTCCCTATTGGGCACCAGTTCATGAGAATATAATGCAGAGAAATAACAATTATCATATCTATGGGTTTTTTCTTACAGCTCCCACATCCTGCTTGTCAAGTCCCATACCGAACGCCACAGTTGCAACAACCTTCCAAAAAGTGCAAGTGACTGATTCAGGCATGAGAAAGGTGTACGtaatacaacatatagaaccaCAAACAAGATGGACAAATAAGTgaatacatgatataatttgaacaCTGAACAATGAGATATATTTCAGACTCCAGCCTTGAGAATAATTTTCTTACCACTCTAATTTTGTTTGAACAAAACAACTCCTGTGTGCGGGTACGGTCTTTAGCAGGGATTCCACCATGATAGCTCTAATAGCAAACAGCATCAATATTGTCAGGGTTGCCATTAAGCATTAAAAGCCCATAAAAGTATTGTTATCACAGAGATATTGTTAAcataaaaattggaaaaatgaaGGGCCAACCTTCGCAGAGATATTGTTGTCACATAAATATCTGCTTATTTGATCAGTTTCAGACTGCAAAAGCAAAATACAAGTATTAGTGACCACCCAAGCtatgcaaatgaaaaaaaaaaatacatatattcatGTAATGTTCAACACCAAGAAATATTAAAGTGCACACTTTCATGATCCAAAATCAGGAGCTTTGGATGCTAACGCACAATACAAAGagacatttttagaaaattgcAATAGATGAGATTCAACCTGCAGAGATGCAGAGAACCACCATTTGAACACAGCATTATGGAATCAAACGCTGTTgttgtgtaaaaaaaataccaaaccaTAGACTATGAAGTATTTCAACAATCAATTAATTGCGTGTGCATACCTGAAATTTGCAGTATACAATGATGCTACGAACTTCCTTGAAGGGATGGGAGTTTAACAACATCAGCAAATCCTTCAACCTATTATATTCATTATAGTAATAATGGGTAAATTCAACAGTAGATTAGTTCAATTAAAGatggatatttttttaagtaatcaaTTAAAGATGGAAAATTGCGAATATAGAATAAATGGGAAATTACTGTTTGCACCCCTAAACGACGGCCATTTTGCATTACGCATCCTAAATTACCTAAACTAACAATTGGCACAATCTCAAGGTCAAATCTCAACTAAGGATGCAAATTGCCAAAATTTGGCAGTTTAAGGTGCTGATTGTCAGTTTTGATAGTTTatgatacatttttttttattaaccaaTTAAATCCCATTACGTACCATTGGCACATCCAATTACACTAgatttatacataatttatggtgcaaattaaaattaaaatggtaGCATGGATTGCAAAATGCAGTTGTCCctatattaaaatactatttcCACTTGCCTATTTCCACTCAAAGATACTGACAACTGTAAATTGTCCCTTAATTGTGCTTTTTGGATAATATTGGTTTGCGGAATGGCGAGGGCAAACATTACGTCATGCAAAGTTGTGATAGTGGCAGTAGCAGTCATTGCAAGAATGCACTTAACATTGAGCGAAGCACGAAGCATTGATGCCCTGAGCCTCGTGTATGAAGGCCGAAAATTATGCGACCTGTAAAATTGTTCAAATAGGTTTATCCAAAATTTACACATAAGAATTTGATGTTAGCAGGAAAACAGAGGGCTATTACATGATCTTGATTAGAATAAGCATTGATCTCGCCAACAAGGCGAAACCCAAGTAGACAAGACTCAAGAGGTACTGCAACCACTCACCATTCAGATATACAGTGAGCTTCATCTACCACAACAAGTGATGCAGATAAATTGGTAGAAAATAATGACAAGAATTCTGCATTGAAAAATCTCTCTGGTGAGACATAAAGTACCTGAAATAGAAACCGCAATACCTTAGCTTTCAGCATTTACTGCAAGTGATAAAAACCTGTACTCTAGATGTGCTGTAGAATCTAAACATTACATTCACGAAATaatacctatcaaaaaaattacattcatgAAAGAAAACCAACAATTACTTTGTAGCATACAAAACGGACGTGACACCCAGATCATGCTAGCGATATGATTCTCATCCTCAGTGTGTGTTAGCGCAGATATGTTCGAAAGACAATTGACAAACCTAAAACTATGTATAGATTGTTGATAAAAGCACCTTAATGGTCCTTTCTTGAATCTGCCTCAGTGTCTCCGAGACTTGTTCAGCTGTCTATAACAATAGAAAGCACATTGATCACGCAACCTGTACAAAAACTTTGTGTGAAAAAAGAGAGGGAGCATTAAGTACCTGATTGCTACAAAGAAGTCCACCCTGAATCATCGGGGGCAGCTGTTTCAGTTGATCGATCATCAACGCAATTAATGGACTCACCACCACCGTTATCCCTGGCAAAATCATCGCTGGCAACTGATAACACAATGACTTTCCGGCACCAGTCGGCAAAACCAACATCACCGATTCCCCAGCAAGCACCATCTTAATCGCATCTAACTGCCCATCTCGGAATGAATCATAACCGTACATGACCTTCAACAACTTCACCAGGTTCTCATCCGACGGCTCATTTCTAGTCACAGATACAACCTCCTCAATCAATTTGCTATCTGACTTCTCACTTTGGGACTCCTTCCTCTGCTTCTGTTGCACGCTTTCGACAACCAGACCGTCTTCTTCACATGTACTCTTCTCAGGCTCACCTTCACCTTCCAATTTTCTCCTACGTTTTCTATAGTTTTTTCGACCACCTGATACATAACTGTTTCTACTTCTACTGCCTTTGTTCAAAAACCTGCGCTTACTCCTATTCAAGTTTAGCCTCACAAAGTTCCCTTCATTGCTACACTTCCGCAACTTCACAGGCGGCTGAGGAGCTTTACCTCCTATCAAATTGGGATGTCTCTTCACCGGATTTGAAGTATTGACAGCTTCGCCTTTTGATTCTTGCGAAACCAAGCCTGATGCAAGTCGATGAGTTCCGCTACTCTCGACCTGGGATTCTGAATCGAACACGGGAGGAGGGGACGGGTCATCTTCGAAATTGAGAGAGGGCCTCCGGAATTTCGAGAAAGATGCAGAGCTGGACAGGTGCCTGGCGGGGAGGGTTTCGACCGTGGAGATTGCTGAAATTTGATCCGACGGGCGGCGGATTTGGAACGGGAGACCAGAGAGGGGAGAGGGGATGGGTGAGCGGACTTTGgctgtgggtgtgggtgtgggtTTGGGATCGGAATTTGAGGGTGGATTGGAAGAGAGTTTTTTGGACTTCA includes these proteins:
- the LOC109019534 gene encoding ATP-dependent DNA helicase Q-like 5 isoform X1; protein product: MESDSESSDGSHISATPPRDPNPPPPPPPPPPPPRPALRSSNKSRIRVRASSSNHSTPILKSKKLSSNPPSNSDPKPTPTPTAKVRSPIPSPLSGLPFQIRRPSDQISAISTVETLPARHLSSSASFSKFRRPSLNFEDDPSPPPVFDSESQVESSGTHRLASGLVSQESKGEAVNTSNPVKRHPNLIGGKAPQPPVKLRKCSNEGNFVRLNLNRSKRRFLNKGSRSRNSYVSGGRKNYRKRRRKLEGEGEPEKSTCEEDGLVVESVQQKQRKESQSEKSDSKLIEEVVSVTRNEPSDENLVKLLKVMYGYDSFRDGQLDAIKMVLAGESVMLVLPTGAGKSLCYQLPAMILPGITVVVSPLIALMIDQLKQLPPMIQGGLLCSNQTAEQVSETLRQIQERTIKVLYVSPERFFNAEFLSLFSTNLSASLVVVDEAHCISEWSHNFRPSYTRLRASMLRASLNVKCILAMTATATITTLHDVMFALAIPQTNIIQKAQLRDNLQLSVSLSGNRLKDLLMLLNSHPFKEVRSIIVYCKFQSETDQISRYLCDNNISAKSYHGGIPAKDRTRTQELFCSNKIRVVVATVAFGMGLDKQDVGAVIHYSLPESLEEYVQEIGRAGRDGRLSYCHLLFDDATYFKLRSLMHSEGVDEYAINKFLSEVFASEKNLHGKICSLVKESASRKFDMKEEVMLTILTHLELGEVQYLRLLPQLNVTCTLNFHKTPPVLLAEKDIAVAAILKKSETKQGQHVFDIPTTANSIGITATDLSNQLQNLKLKGEITYELKDPAYCYTIMEVPGDFCSLSAHLTKWLSEVEISKVRKLNAMFDAVVFAVNGCEKMHGCYGCQHTSCLQRKIVAYFNGEDNSDISNKTSQSSPFLRADIKVFLQSNSHAKFTPRAVARIMHGIASPAYTSTMWSKTHFWGRYTQIDFQMVMEAAKAELMNFVGKDAL
- the LOC109019534 gene encoding ATP-dependent DNA helicase Q-like 5 isoform X2; its protein translation is MESDSESSDGSHISATPPRDPNPPPPPPPPPPPPRPALRSSNKSRIRVRASSSNHSTPILKSKKLSSNPPSNSDPKPTPTPTAKVRSPIPSPLSGLPFQIRRPSDQISAISTVETLPARHLSSSASFSKFRRPSLNFEDDPSPPPVFDSESQVESSGTHRLASGLVSQESKGEAVNTSNPVKRHPNLIGGKAPQPPVKLRKCSNEGNFVRLNLNRSKRRFLNKGSRSRNSYVSGGRKNYRKRRRKLEGEGEPEKSTCEEDGLVVESVQQKQRKESQSEKSDSKLIEEVVSVTRNEPSDENLVKLLKVMYGYDSFRDGQLDAIKMVLAGESVMLVLPTGAGKSLCYQLPAMILPGITVVVSPLIALMIDQLKQLPPMIQGGLLCSNQTAEQVSETLRQIQERTIKVLYVSPERFFNAEFLSLFSTNLSASLVVVDEAHCISEWSHNFRPSYTRLRASMLRASLNVKCILAMTATATITTLHDVMFALAIPQTNIIQKAQLRDNLQLSVSLSGNRLKDLLMLLNSHPFKEVRSIIVYCKFQSETDQISRYLCDNNISAKSYHGGIPAKDRTRTQELFCSNKIRVVIHYSLPESLEEYVQEIGRAGRDGRLSYCHLLFDDATYFKLRSLMHSEGVDEYAINKFLSEVFASEKNLHGKICSLVKESASRKFDMKEEVMLTILTHLELGEVQYLRLLPQLNVTCTLNFHKTPPVLLAEKDIAVAAILKKSETKQGQHVFDIPTTANSIGITATDLSNQLQNLKLKGEITYELKDPAYCYTIMEVPGDFCSLSAHLTKWLSEVEISKVRKLNAMFDAVVFAVNGCEKMHGCYGCQHTSCLQRKIVAYFNGEDNSDISNKTSQSSPFLRADIKVFLQSNSHAKFTPRAVARIMHGIASPAYTSTMWSKTHFWGRYTQIDFQMVMEAAKAELMNFVGKDAL